The following nucleotide sequence is from Alkalihalobacillus sp. LMS39.
ATGGGTATTGGACATTACAAGCAGGTATTTTTCCAGAAAATCTTGGAAGCTTACATCTTCACAAAAAGTTAGGGTTTCGAGAAATTGGCCGTCGTGAAAAAGTCGGAAAAATGGCTGGAATATGGAGAGACGTACTATTACTTGAACGAAGGAGTCAAAACGTTGGTGTAAATTAAACAATGGAAAGGGGTAGAACATGACGACAATAGGATTCATTCGGCATGGTGTCACAGAGTGGAATCAATTAGGGAAAGCACAGGGAATGTCTAATATTTCATTAAATGAAGTGGGGAAAGTGCAAGCACTCGCTTTAGGAGAACGACTGAAACAAGAAGAAAAGTGGGATATCATTGCTTCGAGTGATTTAAGTAGAGCAAACGAAACAGCAACGATTATCGGTCAAAAGCTTGAACTTCCTGTAAGTATTCTTGATGAACGTTTCCGTGAAATGAATGGTGGAAAAATTGAAGGGACGACTGAACAAGAACGAATTCAGAAGTGGGGTGAAAACTGGAGAAGTCTTGATTTAGGAATGGAAACCTCTGAACAGGCAACAAAGCGAATGATAGCATGCTTACATGAATTAATAGAAACTAATTATGGAAAGCGGATTTTAGTCGTTAGTCATGGAGCAGTTATCGGAATGACATTGCGTGCCCTTATGCCTGACAAATTCCAAAAAACATTCTTAGACAATACGTCTGTTACTATTCTTAAGTTTGATGAAAATACTTGGGACTGTTTACTTTACAACTGTACAAAACATATTTAGGCGCCTCACTTATTGTGGGAATGAAACCGAGTTCATACTTATCTCGTATATAGAGATAAGTTTTTTTGTTTAGCGTATAAAATAGTCGACTGTTGATAACATTGCTCTACTATATTCTTAGAATGAATTAGGAGTTTGGGGTACGATGAGACAAGCGATTTTGTTGTTTATGTAAGTAAGCGGCCATGAAAACCGTTATCTGTGAACATGGCTAGAGTTTTGGAACGTTGGTGGACACAGGAGCAGTTAATCATAATATATCGCTAGTAATCGAGTTGCTTTTGATTTAATAAGCGCTCCTGTGGCCGCTAAAAAATGGAAACCCGTATAAAGTTCACAAATAACGGCTGCTTTGACCGCAAAAATGAGAAATTTACAGCAAGTACTTTATTTAAATAGGGAGTGAACGAGATGAAGGCTGTTTTGTTAGTCACACTATTTTATTTATCATTAGGTTTGCTGTTTTTCTTCGATGGATTTGGATTACGTTTAGTTACCGAAATAAAGTCGATTGAAAATGTAGGCGATAGGATTCCTTTTGCTATCTGTTTCAGTCTTGCTTTTTTATGGGCACTTGTAGGGGCTGTCCACTTCCTAAATAAAGGTGCGGTTGTTGAAAAAGGAAAGGCAAACCGCATGAGTGAACCATTTGTTGCCGCAAGTAAAGAAAAATAAAACGTAGAGAGAGGAAGGGGCTAAACGATGAATCAAGAAGTTCGTGTCCATACAAAACCCTTTTTATATGTTATTGGTTTATTTATGTTTGGAGGGATGGCGTTAACATCGATGATTGATGCAAGCTTTTATATTGAAAAGTATTCAGTTGAAAAGCTATGGCAATATCGTCTTTTTATTGTTAGTAGTGCGATAGTCTATTATTCTTTAGTAATACTTTATTATAGAAAAGCAGAGGGAGTATGAGCTAATAATTAAAGGAACTAACTACAATGGTTGGAGTACTAGTAAATAACTTAAATTGAGCGTGGACAGCTCGATTTTCAATTGTATAGTTTTCATAAGCTTAGGCGTGTTTTATTTCTGGAATAGAAAAAACGGAAATTGATATTTGGTAATGTTTTGTAATTTCGTTTTGAGCGGTTTACGCTCTTTTTATTTGTCGTTTTTTGTCGTAAAATAGACTATTGTATTATATTTTGTCGACATATATAGTGAGATTATGACAAATGATAGGGAGAAGGATAGTGATGAAAAGTTTACGATTGAAAATATTAATGGGCTTTGCCTGTATTTTGGCCCTTCTTATCGTTTTAACAGTAGTTGTTTCTATAAATCTATTTAAGGTTTCTAAAGATATTGACCGTCTTGATGAGGATATTAAGTTGTTGAATGGGAATGCGAACTTAAGTCAAAATATTACAGAGCGTGTTTCTTTAGCACGCGGGTACTTATTATACGGAGAAGAATCATTTAAGCAATCATTTTTCGAACATACCGAAGAAAGTAAAGAAATAGAAGAAGTTGTTTTGGCGAATGAGCCGTCAGAAGAAGTTCAGCATTTAATTGAATTAAGTGTTGAATTTGGAAATATTGTGGAAGGTGAGTTA
It contains:
- a CDS encoding histidine phosphatase family protein; protein product: MTTIGFIRHGVTEWNQLGKAQGMSNISLNEVGKVQALALGERLKQEEKWDIIASSDLSRANETATIIGQKLELPVSILDERFREMNGGKIEGTTEQERIQKWGENWRSLDLGMETSEQATKRMIACLHELIETNYGKRILVVSHGAVIGMTLRALMPDKFQKTFLDNTSVTILKFDENTWDCLLYNCTKHI